Proteins found in one Eretmochelys imbricata isolate rEreImb1 chromosome 9, rEreImb1.hap1, whole genome shotgun sequence genomic segment:
- the LOC144269838 gene encoding protein FAM162B-like, with protein sequence MLGRLLKSKPLVTGILRATDFWRCPCTKDAQILLQTRRTLCNKAEATKKVISQTAIPGRDTFRNDRRPTAFDKKILLWAGRFKKEEDIPVLVSSEVIKAATNRARIKICYITMALTLLGCLVMIISGKQAARRDNTLLRMNAEKKAVWRAEAETELEAAAMKTQ encoded by the exons ATGTTGGGGCGGCTATTGAAAAGTAAGCCTCTTGTCACAGGTATTTTGAGAGCAACCGATTTCTGGAGGTGTCCATGTACCAAGGATGCTCAGATATTGTTACAGACAAGAAGAACGCTTTGTAATAAAGCGGAGGCCACAAAGAAGGTTATTTCTCAAACAGCTATTCCAG GCCGTGACACATTCAGAAATGACAGGAGACCTACAGCATTTGATAAAAAGATATTATTATGGGCGGGACGGTTTAAAAAAGAGGAGGATATTCCAGTTCTAGTATC ATCTGAAGTCATCAAAGCTGCTACGAACAGAGCGAGGATCAAAATTTGCTACATCACAATGGCCCTGACTCTGCTAGGCTGCTTGGTCATGATCATCTCAGGCAAGCAA GCTGCGAGAAGAGACAACACGCTGCTGAGGATGAATGCTGAAAAGAAGGCCGTGTGGCGGGCTGAAGCAGAGACAGAACTGGAGGCAGCTGCAATGAAAACTCAGTGA